Sequence from the Nerophis lumbriciformis linkage group LG34, RoL_Nlum_v2.1, whole genome shotgun sequence genome:
GGCTGTCTCTGTAGAGGGATTTGCTCTGAAactggactgaaagggttcacagagattgttagacgctaagtgttcatctagctgctgtgcaacaatttttcgaGGATttccgagataaagggaaggtgggacatcggccggtagtttaccatgaggtcaggatcgaggttaggtcttttgagcagaggatgaataaccgcctTTTTGAATTCTACGGAAACaataccagaggaaagtgattaagttaataatatttagcactgatggtcatattattacaaacagctccttgataagtttcccaggaagtgggtcaagtaaacatgttggctgttttgtcccatttacaagttGCAGGAGTTCTTCTAGTGGTATTTCTTCAAAAAcagagattattttggagggcaatatccatcgtacatacatttgtatctgtgttaatagaacccagttatagctgggacgcgttatctttaatctcctttctaatgagttcaattttttaatgaaagaaattcataaaagcaccagccgagtgggtggagctactgaggggagtcccttgttgggttagcgatgctactgttctGAACAAATATGTagtttttattgaggcggatgagattggagtagtaattagttttagcttAGGTAAGAGcctgtttataagttattaaactaagtTGATCCAAAACAAGTCTACTCTCTGCAGTTTTCTCATGGCGCTCACACAATGGCCCGCATATTGGAGCTGCCTGGTGGCATTGCTTAATTAGGCGAAGACTTGATTCATTTGCGCCAACTGACAGCTAATTAAAGAAGTGAGGGCACATCGGAGTGACGTTCCATCCTGAGGCCAGAAGGCCCTCCAGACTGCGAGAACGTGTTGTGGTACATTAAGCCTTTGTGCGTCTTTTAGCCCGCGGCCTCAAACATTTGTGTCAGCATTGAGGCTCATCCTGCAGTGTTGAAATGCAACCTGTTGAGCCATCTGCTTAATCAGGGGCAAGGAAACTGAAAGTGAACATGACAAATGAGTCCGAATATACAAGTCTTGCCCAAAAGATTCCCAATTTGATGTATAAAAACCAGGCCTAATGAGGCAGCAACAGCTGAAGTTCAGTGTTGTGTCTGCGCCTGCTTTCAACAGGATGTCAGGTCCCGCTGTCACAGGACATTAAAACAAGTTGTCTAAGATGTGGGGGCCAAACATTAAAGGTCCCGAACGAGTCAACTCTAATTTCTCTTTTTCAGAGCGACAAGGACAAGGTTCCCAGCAGGGGTCCGGGACTCGGCGGCCCATGTGAATCCAGGGAAGACAATTAGGGGCTTATTAGGGTGTACCTCGAGGGGCGTCCACTCGCCAGTTCGGGCCGGCGCAGAGCCGCTGCCATCGCTCAAAACAGTCAGGGGCATTGTCTCACCTAATTACGCAGAAACCAGGGGCCCCCTTTTTGTGTTGCCACAGCCATGCCTGTCCGATTCCCTTCTCCCCTCGAACCGCCAGTCCCTGTCCACTGTGAGAGTGTGCTAATTAGACAAGAAATGAGCCCGAGTAATTATGTCACTTCTGATTATGCCCAGCCACCATGACAACCGGTGTGGGGAAAGTTCTGTTTTTTGGGGGCCTCTCTGCAGGAAAGTATCCCCTTCGTTATGCCAATAACACATCTGCCCATGCAACAGGGTAGCGAAGAACCGGGTTGTAGAGACGGAAACAAGTTATTGACCTAATTAACGCGTGGCGCCCGCAAAAGCCGACCGTGGAATTGCCTGTGGCACTTTTGTGGGAACCTTTTGTGTCCTCCACCTTAATGGGGTGTTTTGATCAACGGCTGTTTGCTGACCCGCCTACTCCTCCTGAATGGCTGACGCTGGGAAACGGCAATTAGCTAGATTAGAGGAGCCATTTCTGGGCCCCCTGAAAAACAAAGGCGATCAGAAGGAGCCGCGAAGTGCTTCAACACTGACCTGCTCGTGTGTTTTGGATTTGAAACAGTTTCAGTGCGCTTCTTCACGTCTTGCAGTTGTGCAGACGTTTACTGGGTTTACATCAGTACTGCCTTTTTATTAGCTAGATGCATATTTGCACCCACAAATATGTGGTTTAGAGAATATAAAGATGGAACTGTCCTACATAAACACATTGACATTTACTCTTTCAAATATTTGCTATTTCTGCAACATTGTCATTGGGGAACTTTTTAAACAAAATTAGCCTTGTAGCCTACTTGTGCttttatatacttatatatcAAGACAGATTGCCATTGTAAAAAGAAGCTTTCAACAAAATGGTCAATTCTTTGTTAATTTGTATGTTGCTATAGTTTCAATATAGCCAATTTCTGTCCTAACTCTGACCCTTTTGACCCGGGCAACGTCTGAGTCGGCATGACTCTCATCATCTATTGCATTTGTCATCTGAGATATCGGCATGTATCACAAAGGGTCTTGCCTAAGGACATGCACCTGGATTTACCATTTTAATCCCAGTCCTAAAATCCAGCAGTGTTACCCaaaaatgcttttatttttacagcagtGCCTTGACATACTGTACGAGTTGAATTAATTCTGTGCCGGAGCTCGTAACTCAAACTACTCGTatcgatgatttctttctttaattcaatacaCATCATATACTTTTTTTCAGCACTGTCTTTCACACTCAAACCTTCAAACCCATGGTTGGAAGAACTCAATTATTTTACTTGTAGCTATCCAGCTGATGCTATAGCAAATGAGACGCTGGAATCTGGGAGCTGAAGCTAACGGGGTTAGCTATGCTATGCTACGCTGGGGACATATctcgggtgtcaaacttgtttttattgagagCCACAACGCAATTAGGGCTGCCTTTAGAAGGCAGCTTGTGACAGTGCATATACAGAATGAATATAAACGTATCACAATTTGCATATAGGTAACTGCAAATAACAGATTGATAAATAACCTcctttgaaatcgtaagtcatTGTGTCAAGCAGATATTATTTTATTGAAaatatcattattaataatattcatataaaaaatgtgtaatataataagtatttatttttgataaccaaaaaaaaaaatgcatgaaacATCTTGTTGCATGATCACACATTATCAAAGTGTAGGACAGGccagggcaattattttgcctcggagggccacatttagagaaaaaaatgtgtctgggggccggtatgtctGATTTTTAGGAATAGAATACTAATAcagaacctcacaataatgtctgattgaatgctaaaaacgttatgacagatcgcgttaaaaacggaatggaattttaaatttttttactgaatgagacacccagaatgtacatgaaaataaagaatgtgggatttacaatattaactatgaacgataaaacactgagtaTCGACAACATAagaacatcacaccccctcttgatcgatatattttacaatcaagcgaaattcaacaaaaatgtaacaaacacagcaaaagatgaacgcgaagggtaaaaaaaaaaaaaacacctacaatcttatatatgtgatatatctcTAAGCtttgaactttgttgtaaaaaatctccttctgcgtctgtctcgacacccacatttcaggctggccgctctggaaacactctgtggaaacgctccccacccacactgcttggtgcctcgtctgagctgctgtgacgtagattaccatagtaactaattagattaccatagtaactagtatatcatgaaaaagcgcagattccaaccattgaaatactttgtatagttaagacttacggtcatttgaaaacatcactgcacatcataatggcagctatacactttccatcttaaagatttaaaaaaatgatatggGAATGTCCGgagggccagattgaaaaacttaACGGGCCTTAGTTTGCCCAGGTCAGGTGTAGGACATAGGCAATTAAACGCTGTACATGTTTCTGTCaaatttgaaataatttattgcCAGCCCTATCTTAggtcacgttaaatgatgtggggacaggccttgagtttgacgttTGTGAGGTAACTGAACCCCAGAAATGGCTCGTATATCTCAAAAAATGTACGGTGGTGCACTCACAAAACCAAAGTACAGTATACAATTTTTTACATATACTACAAAGCATTACAAAAATCTTAACCTCATCATCTGGCATGTATTTTAGTTGAATTCTAGATTTATGTGTTTATTTCCCATCTCTGTGTGTATTATTCTATTCTTCCAtttttatatcaatcaatcaaagtttatttatatagccctaaatcacgagtgtctcaaagggctgcacaagccacaacgacatcctcggctcagatcattTTATCgccataaaatgttttttttagcattgaAAAGCATGCAGAATTACAGATAAGACTACGCATTACATGCAAGTTATCCTAAAAATGccacattgatttaaaaaaaaaaaaaaaaatgttcctgtggAATTTAACAGGAATTTGAAGGACTATATTATGACCATGTCCACTGTTTCATAATGTGACATCTAATTTGCATATAGTTATTGACACTGTttctatttgttaaaaaaaatagtgcattaACAAATAAGATTGTTGTCTGTATGGAAATGACGCTGAAAGTGAGGCGTCATCCCTGCCACCATCTCCATATCATCATCATCTCCAAATGTGCTGAGGGCCCCTTGTCAGTCCCTTAGGAATCATCCGCTTGTGTATGCATTCATTCTTTTATGCAGACCTATGTGTCCCAGATGTCCACAAGTGTGCCATATATTGCAGCAACATAGCTGATTAGTGACATATCAACACAATTAAAATTGCACAAAATCAGCTAAGCTTTTCCTGCACTTGTTCAACGAAATCTAAGCCACGAATATTAtttttaaagaataaaatacacattttcaCCAGACTCTTAAAGCAATTCACTGCACTGTCTAATTGTCCCCCCGGTGTGTCCTAAATACCCCAAACGAGGGCGTGGGGGGCTAAAACAGAGAAGGGGGAGCTTAATGACATATCAACAGATGCACGGTCTAGAAAGACAAAAGGTTTTATTGCCTAAACCTAATTAGAATATGCACAACTGCATGGCGTTAAGGTCGAGTCTCGGATCAATCACGCCTTGAATTGATGAATGAACGTAACGAGAATGAATCTGCTTCGTGCAACAGTTAAACACTTATACTGTGCGTATAGGTTGCCAAATGTAAACCGATATTTTCATCATGTAATGAACATCAtttgaaattaattaattttaatgtattttatttctgcCGTTTTGGAATACAATTGTTAGTGTTGCTGCTAAATTTAGagcagtgtctttcaaccactgtgccgcggcacactagtgtaccgtgagatattttctggtgtaccgtgggagaaaatgtaatttcacctaattgggttaaaacatttttttttgcaaaccagtaattataatccgtataTGTGCAGTTGTTGAGTGTctatgtgctgtctagagcttggcagagtaaccctgtaataatcttccatatcagtaggtagcagcaggtagctaattgctttgtagatgtcgggaacgacgacaatggtttgcaggtaaaaaggtatctaatacttaaactaaaggcgagtgccgctaagaaaaggcattgaagcttagggaaggctatgcaaaaccaaaactgaactggctgcaaagtaaacaaaaacagaatgctggacgacagcaaagacttacagcgtgtggagcagacggcgtccacaaagtacatccgtaaatgacatgacaatcaacaacaaaataggagcgcagacaagaactaaaacactatacacaggaaaacaccaaaaaactcaaaataagtcacgacgtgatgtgacaggtcgtgacagtacacctactttgagacaagagctatagtgatgcatgattggttatggtttgaattcatatcaaacaattgcgagaacgactttttattgtcaatatcggctgctgagtttaatgttttaatgaaactctgctggtggcgtgcctccaaattttttcaaatgaaataaatgtgcctcgtctcagaaaaggttgaaaaacactgatttagagcATCCTGCtattttaaaatgattttttcctcatattttaaGAGATTGTTCCGACTGTTTGGATCCATCAGGTGAGCTCAATAAGCTCCTCTTTTCCCTGATTTATTTCCCTAAAATCATCATTATGGCAAAATTAAAAAACGTTATCCGGGATGCGAGAAGTTATGAAGTTCTATGCATGTCCATCATAGTGGACATAGTGGAGTGTGATGATTGGCTGCCTGTTGCCTGCGGGATTAAAAGGAGGCCGAGGGGAGAGTAagcgagggggcggggggggggggataaagAGGAGCATCCCGCCCGCAGCAGACAGCAAACTAAAAGTGAAATCTCAGCATCATGACCGGGAAAGACGGAGCTGTGCTTTCCGACACCGAGAACAAACAAACACCCACCGCTCACGGAGGACCCCAGCAGCCGCCCCCCGCGTGGAAGATGGCCCCCACCGTGCACCGGCGCACCGGCTTCGGCATCCAGGAGCTGCTCGGCCTCAACAAggagccgccgccgccgccgccgccgatgACGACGCTGCCGGCCGCCGCCGCACCGAGGCGGCCGCTGGAGGCCTTGCCCCACCGGGCCCATCTCCTGGCCGCCAGGTCGGCGCTCGGGCACGGCGCTCTGGGCGTGGGCCTGCTGGGGCCCGAAGGCATCCACTCCTTCTACAGCCAGCCCGCCTTCCTGGAGGTGCTGTCCGAGGCGCAGAATGTGCACCTGCAGCCGCTGCACCGCGCCTCGCACCTGGACGCGCACAACTCGGCCAGCTCGGGTGAGTGTTCtaaattctcttttttttttacaatctgtTATTTGTCTGCCTTTCAAAGTCTGCATGTTTATTCCGATGAGGAATATGATACGATCTTTGTCACACGACCTGAATTACAAGTATTAAGGTCAATTCGATACACCGTGCAAGCTGTTTCGTTTCCcttttaatttgtaaatatgttttgtaattattaattaatttgtaattatttttttggtaTAATTTCCAGAAATTGTATTCCTCCGCATGAACGTTTTAtgatatgataaataaataaatgataaatgggttgtacttgtatagcgcttttctaccttcaaggtactcaaagcgctttgacactacttccacatttacccattcacacacacattcacacactgatggagggagctgccatgcaaggcgctaaccagcacccatcaggagcaagggtgaagtgtcttgctcaggacacaacggacatgacgaggttggtactaggtggggattgaaccagggaccctcgggtcgcgcacggccactcttccactgcgatTTATTTGTTATTCCAAcagaatgtaattaaaaaaaaaataaaagcacagttTTCAATTCCTCTTCTGCCATTTTTCTTCTTCCATAGAGTCCGATGACATGAGTCTGTCCCCTGGAGATAATAAGTTCTCCAAATCATCTTTGAGCCAgagcaaaaaaagaaagaaaagacgacacaggtaaaaaaaaaattgaaatttattttttgtataaatGCATGTTTCACATTTTCCCTGTATTTGCTTGATTTATAATTTGTtcctattaataaatatatagggCATTAATACGGATTAAGCCATCATCAATATTAATCGGATTTTAAAAAATGACGCAATTAACCAATGCAGTGCGAAATGGCTCCAAACGTTGAACGTTGGCAACGCATTTCGTTGCGGTAGTGACAAGAGTGTACACCATTTCCAAtttccattttatttttgtttttatttcattcgTTCAAGATGAAAACAAAAAATCAAAACGATCAAATGATGGATATGAGTAAAAAATGTTTGAATAAACAGCCTATAAGTGCAAAAAGGTGATTGAAGAAAAAATACCACATTAAAAACACATTATTTTGATAATTAATAAAGCAAAAAGAGTAACAGGTTTTTATTTGGATTAATGTTTATAGAAAAAATGTGTTAACACAATAAATAGTCCCTTTTTTCTTGCATCTATTTGCTCACGCAAAAAAAATATGTAGAGTAAAAATGAATGTGTTATTTAATCGTGATGAATTGAAATAATCCACAGCAACCCTGTGTTGATCTGATTTGTTATTGTTTGGCAGTACTAATAACCATGGTCAGAAATGTGTTTTTGCTAAATCCTTTTCTAAATCTAAATTTagtgtgcatgatgggaaaaataacTATTTACTCTCCAATGTTCCTATAATAGAAGGCGTGTTATTGAGTTATTTTTTGCCTATATTATTCTTAGATTTCTGAAAATGTTTCTGTTTGTGCGCCCATGCACAGGACTATTTTCACCTCTTACCAGCTGGAGGAGCTGGAGAAAGCCTTCAACGAGGCCCACTACCCGGATGTGTACGCCAGAGAGATGCTCTCCATGAAAACAGAGTTACCGGAGGACAGGATACAGGTGAGCCTTTTAAATCCGTCGCTTTATTTTGCACCGAGTGACAAAAGGTAGTAAATGCAATCTCAGCATCCGTCTCATCGGTGGAATTAGTTGATGATGGCCAACTTCTCTGACCCCAAAAATGAAAGCATAACTACACAGAAATTAATTAGCATGTAGGTCAGCAGGTGCATGGCTGCcaccccttcttttttttaatttcccggGATATTTCGCCGCCTGTCTTCTATCATCGGGCCTGTGGAAATTAACTTATTTTTCAATCAGCCTCCCTGCCCTTGGGGTCACCTCTCTCTCgctccccccccctccccccacacactcacacacacacacacacacacacacaccacaggaGAGCTCACGCTGCTGTCAAAAGCATGATTGCTCATCTGAGGCCCATCTTTTTATGAGATGGAGGTTATCATCGGATCTACCTGAATAGCTTCCCCGCTTCTCCGCTTTGATCGTTTTTAATCCCGTTtctgcaccacacacacacacacacgcacacacacacacacacacacacacacacacacacacacacacgagcatcCAGACAATCTCATTCCACCTCTCGGGCCATTTTATGATGCTCGTTTCGCCTCATCCATATTCACAAGCTTGCTGAAGCTATTACGAAGTCTGGCTCagtttaaagaaaaataaataaatcaatctcTGCACTGGAGGCAGCAGAAGAAGACTGTACATGTGTCACACATGTTGCTAGAGATGGAACCCATGTTGTTTCATGTTTTGTATTTAGAATCCATTTGATCTCATgtaaataatcagttccagggtcaaactatcTCCAACGGTGTAACGTGTTATCAAGTATCTTTTAACGtcgataaaagtgtaaaaataagcaaACTTCTACGATTTTCTTCACATAAAGACTAACCCAGCtggcttattattttttttatgttgacttaTTGTACTGAAGAGACAGGACACGTGTACTATATTTTTGGCACTAATTCCGGTTCTTTGGTTGTTATCACCTTTTACTCATTGCCCCCATTATAGGTTTCAGTGATGGCATTACAAAAATCCCTTGCAACGTTACTCATATTAGTCCACATCCTCGGTTTTCCATAGGTGTCCTTACTCTTTTGGCTAATTCGTACTATTTCTAACTCCCGCTCGTTTCTTTCGTCAGGTGTGGTTCCAGAACCGCAGGGCCAAGTGGCGGAAGCGGGAGAAGTGCTGGGGCCGCAGCAGCGTGATGGCGGAGTACGGCCTGTACGGCGCCATGGTCCGACACTCCATCCCGCTGCCCGAGTCCATCCTCAAGTCCGCCAAGGAGGGCGTGACGGAGTCGTACGCCCCGTGGTTGTTAGGTGAGCGCGTTgtcattgttgatgtggatgagaAAGGACGAGGATGATAAAATGTGTGCCGTAATGTAGTTGCCAATAGCACTTTGCTGAGATGCATTACAAGCACAACACAAATGACCCCAGAGctgcagccatccattttctatggcGCTTATCTTCTCGACCTAtatatcccagctgacttcaggCGCACATACACAAACCATACACACTCACTTTCTTACCTATTGACAATTTAGAGTCTTCAATTAAATACATTtctacatgcaaactccacacaaatatGTCCAAATGGAGATTTGAACCTCAATGTCCTGACTGTGTGGCCTACatgctaaccactaggccaccgtgAACATAGAGATGTGTTTTGCAATTGTTGCTTTAactgtcatacatttttttaagccTCATTTTAGGCTCCTAAACACTCTTGTTAGGTAAACAAACACACCATGCATCAATTATCTATCATTTAGTGCAGATTGCTCATGCTATAAggcagggttccccaaccttttttccaccagggactgctttaatgtatgcattatttttacggaccggctttctacgtgtggcagataataacagcaaaaaaatgatcctttggctacaatctggcatgttaacattttatatgtccattaatgtgcattgtcccatgtactgtAACAAAGCAGTTGTGATATACGTCTATTAACAAGCTGAttggtgtttagtgggacaggtgaAAGTTAAGTTAGAGAAAATGTGGTAGTtcataaattaattaatgtttctgtgcggcccggtagcaaatatgtggttggggaccactgttataaggtatcgagggccacatcgctgTCATGGCTGCccttagagggccgcttgtaacagtgaatgtaagaatatcAAAGTATAATTGCCTCATTATATTATTGCACACTAGcctatgcatttggttatttgatttgtgtacgtacaaattgatggataacttgctttgaaatcgtaagtcaatgtgacaagcagatatttaagtatttattgttatttttacaaactataatccatccatccatccatttcctacccctTGTCCCGGTCGGGTTCGCgggggtgctggtgcctatctcagctgcattcgggcggaaggcggggtacaccctggacaagttgccacctcatcgcagggccaacacagatagacagacaacattcacaatatGGTATATAATAACTAGGGgtgctaaaaatgttttttatcacaTCAGAATCCCAAATTTTATTTATCTCGTAAATTgattaataattttcaaaaatcaaatttttttttatttttacaaataatctaaaaacaTTTTACTTACTTATGTCAtacatcagcaaccaaaaggagattttgtaacctgtaagctgttttgttaaggtgttattattacactaaataatacattgcaaaaatcagtttgaatcgagaatcgtgttgaatcgagtatcGATTATGAATTGAATACTCACTCCAAGAATTGGAATCGAATGGCgagatgcccaaagattcacaccaaaAACAATTGAATATTTGTTGCATGAGCAGATAATATCAACGTTTAAAACATATGGAATTTCCTGTATTACATAcatgtttttctgtcaaaatggaaacaatgaaaacatttagtaGGATCGATGAAGtatgcacattatttccaggctttcgcgggccacaataaataacGTGtcgggcccccgggccttgagtttggcacATTTGCTATAAGAAGACCCAACATGTGTAAATCGTCCACAATCAACCTCCATCCATGTGCCACAATCATTAGGCATTTTGACAAGATCATGATTTGTACGCATATTTTTAACTCCACGCTCTATAAACTGGATTACGTTTTGGATTCAAGCATCCGGTGATGTGTGTTTGCGTCAAATATGTGCAGAATTATTTTCTTTCAGGCCAAAAAAAACCCACTACGTTTCTCGTTTACGGTACTTGTTATTCTCACTTTAACAgtgggaaaaacatttttttctgcatTTGCATAATAATTCTTCACAATGATAGTTGCCAGACAATTGTGCATATGCACAAAACACCTAATAATGCCAAAACACCACTTTTTTTTCCATTGAGGgtttgttattaatgttttggATTGATAAAGAGCACTAATAATACTTTTAGTTACGCGACTGGTGCACACAGTGTAGTTTACAAAGAGGTAAATTCAAGTAATATAAAGCTCATCTTAGCTTGAGGCAGTTGATGAACACTCCCTGCACAAATGGGTGTGTATCATAATATGTATAAGTACACTTAAAGCAGGTTTAGATCAAACACCACACTGTAGAGCAGTGTTTCGCCTGCCAAACAATATCtgattctcagctgtggtccgtatgggcagcAGCAATATTCAGTTTTAATACacgttcccaccacttgtggcagtaatgacaagctcacagagaagtgtcttatgaagtgcaaaaaatatgactaaagtggcaaagctgtattttcttttgcactttaattctattgacagtttagttaaacaatatattctttattcattttgtttatttattttagcacaacataattgtatgtaaatgtatgtttcttcttatgcagtatatttggatagtccttttttttctaatcagcctgacctaagcctaatgtttgtgttaaataattgataatatttgtgattaacacatggtttaatatcatttgacaagttGTAAGTTGTAAGAAGGTTGGATATAAGTAGATGAGGTAAttactgaaggaattgcgtgtgaatgctccaatgctgacgttgaactgatatgctgacagaatgtagtatgaatgtaagaatagtttggatgttggaatggtttgaatgttgaagagtttgaatttccaggggaactggaatttggtttggaacttgggaaagtgttagtttttaatgtccaggataagtgggCTGTGTTAATATCggaatggtttgaacaggttgaaaaatgtgggaattttgcaacttggaaaaatgtcccattcatttcaatggtaacttccgggaaatttgggaattttggaaaaagcgggatttaaaaaaaaaagattaatagcatgaatgttctgaatgaatggcttgtgttggaatttttcaaaacggtcaagaaatgttgaagtattaacatttttaattgagaagtggtattatggaattcctggaatttcaggaaaaccagttaaaaaaattacttagttttttgtcctgattaagaggaatgttttgatggtgaaaAGGTTGAAGTGGGAATGTGGAAGGAGTAAATGACaga
This genomic interval carries:
- the LOC133576311 gene encoding visual system homeobox 2-like — encoded protein: MTGKDGAVLSDTENKQTPTAHGGPQQPPPAWKMAPTVHRRTGFGIQELLGLNKEPPPPPPPMTTLPAAAAPRRPLEALPHRAHLLAARSALGHGALGVGLLGPEGIHSFYSQPAFLEVLSEAQNVHLQPLHRASHLDAHNSASSESDDMSLSPGDNKFSKSSLSQSKKRKKRRHRTIFTSYQLEELEKAFNEAHYPDVYAREMLSMKTELPEDRIQVWFQNRRAKWRKREKCWGRSSVMAEYGLYGAMVRHSIPLPESILKSAKEGVTESYAPWLLGMHKKSVETSHSPPDKNTAPPIQEKAALAAADAGPEEKERTNGDTSPITRDELRVNSIAALRAKAQEHSAKMLGTSRPKAEAEDRSTEDEAADVDA